One Brassica oleracea var. oleracea cultivar TO1000 chromosome C7, BOL, whole genome shotgun sequence genomic window carries:
- the LOC106301213 gene encoding uncharacterized protein LOC106301213, which produces MCIVGNKKKGNRSLKEIGTFMMTTCFIANYQSVQVCQAEYFRQLLKPVT; this is translated from the exons ATGTGCATTGTTGGAAACAAGAAGAAGGGAAACAGATCATTGAAGGAAATAGGAACTTTTATGATGACTACATGTTTCATTGCTAATTACCAATCCGTTCAAGTTTGCCAG GCAGAATATTTCAGACAGTTACTTAAGCCTGTAACGTAG